The window GACGCGCCGGCCGGCGATCAGGCCGCCCATGGCGTCGCGGTCGAGCGGCATCTGGGGGCGGCCCAGCAGATCCTCCACCGCGATCGGCTTGATCTCGACCCTGTCCTCGACACCGGCCTTGAAATCGGTGAGGCGGGGGATGCGGGCCAGCGTCATGCCCAGCGCGTGTGACTCATCCAAAAGCCGGCGCACCCGGGCGCCGTCCGTCCGCTCGTCGGTCAGCACCAGGCGCTGTGGGCGCCGCCCCCGTTCGGCCAGCCGGCCGACCACGGCGGTCAACTCGTCGGTGGTGCCGATCACCTCGATGCCATGGATGACGCGCCCGACCCGCGTGAAGTTGCGCTCGGCGAGGATGCCGACCACCTGGTAGGCGCCGTTGCGTTGCCGGGAAACGGCGCGGATGAACAATTCGGCGCCGTCGCCGGAGCCGACCAGCAGGACCGGGATGCGCTGCAACCCCTGCTGGTCGCGGCGCAGTTCGATGCGGCCGTCCTTATAGAGGCGATAAAGAAAGCGCGGCCCGCCCAGCAGCGCGATGAGGACGAACCAGTTGATGAAGGGCAGCGAACGCGGCAGGCCGTCCAGGCGCGTCCACATGAACATCACCGCCAGGAAGACCAGGATCACCAGGGTGGCCGCCCGGGTGACGGCCAGAAGCTCGTTCAGCGAGGCGTAGCGCCAGACGCCGCGATAGAGCCCCATCAACCGGAAAACGACGGCCGCGATCAGGGTGAAGGTCACCACCCCCTGGATCAGCAAGTCGGTCGGGTAATAAAGCAGAATGTCGCTGGCCCGCAGATAGAGCGAGACGACGAACGCCACCGCCGCCATCACGAGGTCGTGGGCATACGCGATCGTGGCCCGGGAGATGATCCTGGTCAGCATCGGGCGAACTTGTCGAGCTCCTCAAGGGCGGGACGGCGGCCGCTGCCGGCTGCCGTTTCGCGCAGACCTTCTACCACGGAGAAAGGCGGATGCCACGTGCGATTTTGGCGATTTCGCGGCGCGGCAAGCCGAACGGAAACGACGCCCGGAGGGATCAGGACGCCGGTCCGCGCGCGGCGCCGGCGCCCCGCTTAAGGAAGACCAGCAGGGCGGCGACGACAGGAACGGCCCCTGCCAGCGCCAAGCCCTCCCACCCCAGCGCGGCCGCCGCCGCCAGGCCGACGAGCAGGCCGTCGACGACAAGGACCGAGACCGACACCCGGGCGTGGCTGGCGCCCTCGCCCACCGCCCGCTGATAGAAATGCTCGCGGTGCGGCCGCCAGATCCTTTCGCGGCGCAGCACGCGGCGCCCCAGGGTCAGGGTGGCATCGGTCAGATAGTAGAGCGCCAAGATGAGGGCGGCGGCGGCCTGCCCGTGGGCGGCCATGGTCAGCAGCAGCCAGCCGATCGCGAAACCCAGCGGCACGCTGCCGACGTCGCCCAGGAAGATGCGGGCCGGCTGCCAATTCCACCACAGGAAGCCGACGGCCGCCGCCGCCAGGGTCAGGCCGAAGGCCGGCAGCGCCGGGCCGAGCCCGACCAGCGTCGCCACCACGGCGACGCCGGCTCCGGTGGTGGCCGCCTCGACGCCGCTCAGGCCATCGATGCCGTCCATGAAGTTGAAGAGGTTGATGTACCAGATCCACAGCAGGCCGGCGGCCGCGGTGTCGAGCGGCCCCGGCAGCAGGCCGCCGAAATAGGGCCCGGGCGGCGGGACGGCAATGAGGGCGACGGCGACGGCGGCGGCCTGTCCAAGCAGGCGCCACACCGGCGGCAGGCTCTTGAGGTCGTCAACCCAGGAGAGGGCGCCGAGAGCCAGCGCGAGGCCGCCAAGCACGAACACCGGCGCCGGCGGCGCGACGCCCCATGCCGCCGCTCCGATCCATGCCGCCACCAGCACAGGCACCACCGCGAGGCCGCCGCCGCGCGGCGTCGGCACCC of the Shumkonia mesophila genome contains:
- a CDS encoding MraY family glycosyltransferase, which encodes MSPFALAALCLAVLTAVLAGTRLVLATLRRRAILDHPNERSSHRVPTPRGGGLAVVPVLVAAWIGAAAWGVAPPAPVFVLGGLALALGALSWVDDLKSLPPVWRLLGQAAAVAVALIAVPPPGPYFGGLLPGPLDTAAAGLLWIWYINLFNFMDGIDGLSGVEAATTGAGVAVVATLVGLGPALPAFGLTLAAAAVGFLWWNWQPARIFLGDVGSVPLGFAIGWLLLTMAAHGQAAAALILALYYLTDATLTLGRRVLRRERIWRPHREHFYQRAVGEGASHARVSVSVLVVDGLLVGLAAAAALGWEGLALAGAVPVVAALLVFLKRGAGAARGPAS